The following proteins come from a genomic window of Micromonospora zamorensis:
- a CDS encoding urease subunit alpha translates to MSAVRRDRYIDLYGPTTGDRIRLADTNLLIEVETDHCVGGDEAVFGGGKVIRESMGQSRATRAEGALDTVITGAVVLDHWGVVKADVGLRDGRIVALGRAGNPDTMPGVHPDLVIGPSTEVIAGNGRILTAGAVDTHVHFICPQIVTEALASGVTTLVGGGTGPAEGTRATTVTPNGWHLARMHEALDTMPVNVLLLGKGNTVSSEALWEQLRAGAGGFKLHEDWGTTPAAIDACLRVADQSGVQVSIHTDTLNEAGFVADTLRAIGGRAIHSYHTEGAGGGHAPDIITVASEPNVLPSSTNPTRPYTANTLAEHLDMLMVCHHLNPSVPEDLAFAESRIRPSTMAAEDLLHDLGAISIIGSDAQAMGRVGEVILRTWQSAHVMKERVGALPGDGDADNHRARRYVAKYTICAAMANGLEHEVGSVEPGKLADLVLWDPAFFGVRPHLVLKGGMIAYAQMGDANASIPTPQPMLPRPMFGAYGAAAAATSLAFVAPAALDAGLRLDVRRRVVPVSDVRSRGKADLPENNAMPRIEVDPDTFTVRIDGVVVEPDPVTRLPMAQRYFLF, encoded by the coding sequence GTGAGCGCCGTGCGGCGGGACCGCTACATCGACCTGTACGGGCCGACGACCGGCGACCGGATCCGGCTGGCCGACACCAACCTGCTCATCGAGGTGGAGACCGACCACTGCGTCGGTGGTGACGAGGCGGTCTTCGGCGGCGGGAAGGTGATCCGTGAGTCGATGGGTCAGTCGCGGGCCACCCGCGCCGAGGGGGCACTGGACACCGTCATCACCGGCGCCGTGGTGCTCGACCACTGGGGAGTGGTCAAGGCCGACGTGGGGCTGCGCGACGGGCGCATCGTGGCGCTCGGCCGGGCCGGCAACCCGGACACCATGCCCGGCGTCCACCCCGACCTGGTCATCGGCCCGTCGACCGAGGTGATCGCCGGCAACGGGCGGATCCTCACCGCCGGCGCGGTCGACACCCACGTGCACTTCATCTGCCCGCAGATCGTCACCGAGGCCCTGGCCAGCGGCGTCACCACGTTGGTGGGTGGCGGCACCGGCCCGGCCGAGGGGACCCGGGCGACCACTGTCACCCCGAACGGCTGGCACCTGGCCCGGATGCACGAGGCGCTGGACACCATGCCGGTCAACGTGTTGCTGCTCGGCAAGGGCAACACCGTCTCCAGCGAGGCGCTCTGGGAACAGTTGCGCGCCGGTGCGGGCGGTTTCAAGCTGCACGAGGACTGGGGCACCACACCGGCGGCGATCGACGCCTGCCTGCGGGTGGCCGACCAGTCCGGGGTCCAGGTGTCGATCCACACCGACACGCTCAACGAGGCCGGTTTCGTCGCCGACACCCTGCGCGCGATCGGCGGGCGGGCGATCCACTCGTACCACACCGAGGGTGCTGGCGGCGGGCACGCACCGGACATCATCACGGTGGCCAGTGAACCGAACGTGCTGCCGTCGTCGACCAACCCGACCCGCCCGTACACCGCCAACACCCTCGCCGAGCACCTGGACATGTTGATGGTCTGCCACCATCTCAACCCGTCCGTGCCGGAGGACCTGGCCTTCGCCGAGAGCCGGATCCGACCGTCCACGATGGCCGCGGAGGATCTGCTGCACGACCTCGGAGCGATCTCCATCATCGGCTCCGACGCGCAGGCGATGGGCCGGGTCGGCGAGGTGATTCTGCGGACCTGGCAGAGCGCGCACGTGATGAAGGAGCGGGTCGGCGCGCTGCCGGGTGACGGGGACGCCGACAATCACCGAGCCCGACGGTACGTCGCGAAGTACACCATCTGCGCGGCGATGGCCAACGGGCTGGAGCACGAGGTCGGCTCGGTCGAACCCGGCAAGCTCGCCGACCTGGTGCTCTGGGACCCGGCGTTCTTCGGCGTACGACCGCACCTGGTGCTCAAGGGCGGCATGATCGCGTACGCCCAGATGGGTGACGCGAACGCCTCGATCCCGACGCCGCAGCCGATGCTGCCGCGGCCGATGTTCGGGGCGTACGGTGCCGCTGCGGCCGCCACCAGTCTGGCGTTCGTGGCGCCGGCGGCCCTGGACGCCGGGCTTCGGCTGGACGTGCGACGCCGGGTGGTGCCGGTGAGCGACGTGCGGTCGCGGGGCAAGGCCGACCTGCCGGAGAACAACGCGATGCCGCGCATCGAGGTGGACCCGGACACCTTCACGGTGCGGATCGACGGTGTGGTGGTCGAACCGGACCCGGTGACCCGGCTGCCGATGGCCCAGCGGTACTTCCTGTTCTGA
- a CDS encoding urease subunit beta, with protein sequence MIPGEILPAAGPVEINAGRPVTTLLVVNTADRPVQVGSHYHFAEANPALAFDRDVAWGQRLAVPAGTSVRFEPGISRSVDLVPFGGARVVPGLRGACAGPLDPPTADGSPE encoded by the coding sequence GTGATTCCGGGGGAGATCCTGCCGGCGGCCGGCCCGGTCGAGATCAACGCGGGCCGCCCGGTGACCACGCTGCTCGTGGTCAACACCGCCGACCGGCCGGTGCAGGTGGGCTCGCACTACCACTTCGCCGAGGCCAACCCGGCCCTGGCGTTCGACCGGGACGTCGCCTGGGGGCAGCGGCTCGCCGTGCCGGCGGGCACCTCGGTCCGGTTCGAGCCGGGCATCAGCCGCAGCGTCGACCTCGTCCCGTTCGGCGGCGCGCGCGTCGTGCCGGGGCTGCGTGGCGCGTGTGCGGGCCCACTGGACCCGCCGACGGCCGACGGGTCACCGGAGTGA
- a CDS encoding LLM class flavin-dependent oxidoreductase, which produces MTLTFHWFLPTNGDSRDIVGGGHGVPTGAAGGARPASVAYLGQIARTAEQLGFVGALTPTGAWCEDAWLSTAMLTEVTERLKFLVAFRPGLLAPTLAAQMASTFQRLSRGRLLLNVVTGGESQEQRAYGDFLDKDARYARADEFLHVVRALWRGETVDHTGTHLRVEQARLHRLPDPVPPVYFGGSSAAALPVAVRHSDVYLTWGEPPAQVADKLTRVRALAADAGRELRFGIRLHVIARDTSDEAWAQARRLLNGVDEADIRAVQDGLRRSESEGQRRMLDLHGGSRDSLEVSPNLWAGVGLVRGGAGTALVGSHREIADRIAEYHALGIDEFILSGYPHLEEAYWFGEGVLPILRDSGLWRHPDGQPRPTDNVDIPFAGVPRPAAAPVAAR; this is translated from the coding sequence ATGACCCTCACCTTCCACTGGTTCCTGCCCACCAACGGCGACAGCCGGGACATCGTCGGGGGTGGCCACGGCGTACCGACCGGTGCTGCCGGAGGCGCCCGCCCGGCCAGCGTCGCGTACCTCGGGCAGATCGCCCGCACCGCCGAGCAGCTCGGCTTCGTCGGCGCCCTCACCCCGACGGGTGCCTGGTGCGAGGACGCCTGGCTGAGCACCGCGATGCTCACCGAGGTGACCGAGCGACTCAAGTTCCTGGTCGCGTTCCGACCCGGGCTGCTGGCTCCGACGCTGGCCGCCCAGATGGCCTCGACCTTCCAGCGGCTGTCCCGGGGCCGACTGCTGCTCAACGTGGTCACCGGGGGCGAGTCGCAGGAGCAGCGGGCGTACGGCGACTTCCTTGACAAGGACGCCCGGTACGCGCGGGCCGACGAGTTCCTGCACGTGGTGCGCGCGCTGTGGCGGGGTGAGACGGTCGACCACACCGGCACCCACCTGCGCGTCGAGCAGGCGCGGCTGCACCGGCTGCCCGACCCGGTCCCGCCGGTCTACTTCGGTGGCTCGTCCGCCGCGGCCCTACCCGTGGCGGTGCGGCACAGCGACGTCTACCTCACCTGGGGTGAGCCGCCGGCCCAGGTCGCCGACAAGCTGACCCGGGTCCGGGCGTTGGCCGCCGACGCCGGGCGCGAACTGCGGTTCGGCATCCGGCTGCACGTCATCGCCCGGGACACCTCTGATGAGGCGTGGGCGCAGGCGCGCCGCCTGCTCAACGGCGTCGACGAGGCCGACATCCGGGCGGTGCAGGACGGGCTGCGCCGCAGTGAGTCCGAGGGGCAGCGCCGGATGCTCGACCTGCACGGCGGTTCCCGCGACAGCCTGGAGGTCTCGCCCAACCTGTGGGCCGGCGTCGGGCTGGTCCGGGGCGGGGCCGGCACCGCGCTGGTCGGCAGTCACCGCGAGATCGCCGACCGGATCGCCGAATACCACGCGCTCGGCATCGACGAGTTCATCCTCTCCGGCTACCCGCACCTGGAGGAGGCGTACTGGTTCGGCGAGGGCGTGCTGCCGATCCTGCGCGACAGTGGCCTGTGGCGGCACCCCGACGGCCAGCCCCGCCCGACGGACAACGTCGACATCCCCTTCGCCGGGGTGCCCCGGCCGGCGGCGGCACCCGTCGCGGCCCGCTGA
- a CDS encoding aliphatic sulfonate ABC transporter substrate-binding protein — protein MPTPSTSRPPHRRLLTAGLTTVALLATAAVSACGGSADAGGSASKLRIGYQRFGGLSLVKARGAAPDVEWSLFESGPALTEALKAGSIDIGQVGEAPPVFAAAGKIPFSIIGTSAPIPQGEAVLVKADRGYRTFADLKGKTVALNKGSNVHWLLVQLLKANNMTLKDIQVKYLKPAEGRPAFDGGQVDAWVIWDPYFALAEQPGVQVLADATGLASNREYVLAAPDAVTKQPDEIRAFLQRYREVTDWGIAHPEERASTLAPELKIPQDVTGRALARSARPLAPVTPAIGDELQAITDSFIALDLIPGPVDIRSRVDSRFSAVFQ, from the coding sequence ATGCCCACCCCGTCGACGAGCCGTCCCCCGCATCGCCGCCTCCTGACGGCCGGCCTCACCACAGTGGCGCTGCTCGCCACGGCAGCGGTAAGCGCGTGCGGCGGGTCCGCCGATGCCGGCGGCTCCGCCAGCAAACTCCGGATCGGCTACCAGCGCTTCGGCGGGCTGAGCCTGGTCAAGGCGCGCGGCGCGGCGCCGGATGTGGAGTGGTCGCTGTTCGAGAGCGGTCCGGCGCTCACCGAGGCGCTCAAGGCCGGCTCCATCGACATCGGACAGGTCGGCGAGGCACCACCCGTCTTCGCCGCGGCCGGGAAGATCCCGTTCTCCATCATCGGCACCTCGGCGCCGATCCCGCAGGGCGAGGCCGTGCTCGTCAAGGCCGATCGCGGTTACCGCACCTTCGCCGACCTGAAGGGTAAGACGGTGGCCCTGAACAAGGGGTCGAACGTGCACTGGCTGCTCGTCCAGCTGCTCAAGGCCAACAACATGACCCTGAAGGACATCCAGGTCAAGTACCTCAAGCCCGCGGAGGGACGGCCCGCGTTCGACGGCGGCCAGGTCGACGCCTGGGTGATCTGGGACCCGTACTTCGCGCTGGCCGAGCAACCGGGGGTCCAGGTGCTCGCCGACGCGACCGGGCTGGCCAGCAACCGCGAGTACGTCCTGGCCGCCCCGGACGCCGTCACGAAGCAGCCGGACGAGATCCGGGCCTTCCTCCAGCGCTACCGCGAGGTGACCGACTGGGGCATCGCCCATCCCGAGGAGCGGGCCAGCACGCTCGCGCCGGAGCTGAAGATTCCGCAGGACGTCACCGGTCGGGCCCTGGCCCGCAGCGCCAGACCCCTCGCCCCCGTCACCCCGGCCATCGGCGACGAACTTCAGGCGATCACCGACAGCTTCATCGCCCTGGATCTGATCCCGGGCCCGGTCGACATCCGGTCCCGGGTCGACAGCCGGTTCAGCGCGGTGTTCCAGTGA
- a CDS encoding ABC transporter permease, translating into MSRTTLAEAPAEIAAAPPVAPRRLRPTRRWWRLASPVALVLGWELASRTGLLAPEKLPAPSDVLATGWRLSRDGTLGVHLLDSLTRAGAGLVIGGVLALALGTLAGLLRLGDDLVDPPVQMARMLPHLGLVPLLIIWVGIGESLKISLVALGAFFPIYFNTYAGIRDIDERLVEAARTCGLGQAARLRHVVLPGALPALFLGLRLAIGAAWLSLVVGEQVNAQTGIGFLMMEAREFSQTDVVVLGLLVYALLGLISDSALRVLERRMLTWRRGLRAT; encoded by the coding sequence GTGAGCCGTACGACGCTGGCCGAGGCGCCCGCCGAGATCGCGGCGGCGCCGCCGGTCGCGCCCCGACGTCTTCGGCCGACACGACGGTGGTGGCGGTTGGCCAGCCCGGTGGCACTGGTCCTGGGCTGGGAGCTGGCCTCGCGGACCGGCCTGCTGGCACCGGAGAAGCTGCCCGCGCCGAGTGACGTCCTGGCCACCGGCTGGCGGCTGAGCCGGGACGGAACGCTCGGCGTCCATCTGCTGGACTCCCTCACCCGGGCCGGGGCGGGGCTGGTGATCGGCGGCGTCCTGGCCCTTGCCCTGGGCACCCTGGCCGGGCTGCTGCGGCTCGGTGACGACCTGGTCGACCCGCCGGTGCAGATGGCCCGGATGCTGCCGCACCTCGGGCTGGTCCCGTTGCTGATCATCTGGGTCGGCATCGGTGAGTCACTCAAGATCAGCCTGGTGGCTCTGGGTGCTTTCTTCCCCATCTACTTCAACACCTACGCCGGCATCCGGGACATCGACGAGCGGCTGGTGGAGGCGGCGCGCACCTGCGGTCTGGGGCAGGCCGCCCGACTGCGGCACGTGGTGCTGCCCGGCGCGCTGCCGGCCCTGTTCCTCGGGCTGCGCCTGGCGATCGGGGCGGCCTGGCTCAGCCTGGTCGTCGGCGAGCAGGTCAACGCCCAGACGGGGATCGGTTTTCTGATGATGGAGGCACGGGAGTTCAGCCAGACCGACGTGGTGGTGCTGGGGCTGCTCGTCTACGCGCTGCTCGGGCTGATATCCGACAGTGCGTTGCGCGTCCTGGAGAGGAGGATGTTGACATGGCGTCGCGGACTGCGGGCCACCTGA
- a CDS encoding ABC transporter ATP-binding protein, translating into MASRTAGHLNDTAPVLTAHAVRRTFGPTVVLAGVDLAIARGEVVALLGGSGSGKSTLLRILAGLDGEASGTSVVHGTAAVVFQEHRLLPWKRVADNVGLGLSGPDAHERIRRALAEVGLADRHRAWPAELSGGQAQRVAVARALVREPDVLLLDEPFGALDALTRLRMQILLRRLRAEHGFAALLVTHDVEEALLLADRILLLDEGRIAAQLPVDLAPTRTPDDPAFGALRRHLLDRLGVPTT; encoded by the coding sequence ATGGCGTCGCGGACTGCGGGCCACCTGAACGACACCGCGCCGGTGCTGACCGCCCACGCGGTGCGCCGGACGTTCGGGCCGACGGTCGTGCTGGCCGGGGTCGACCTCGCCATCGCACGCGGCGAGGTGGTGGCCCTGCTGGGCGGCAGCGGTTCCGGCAAGAGCACGCTCCTGCGGATTCTCGCCGGGCTCGACGGTGAGGCCAGTGGCACGAGCGTCGTGCACGGCACCGCCGCCGTGGTCTTCCAGGAACACCGGCTGCTGCCCTGGAAGCGGGTGGCGGACAACGTCGGGCTCGGCCTGTCCGGGCCGGACGCCCACGAGCGGATCCGGCGGGCGCTGGCCGAGGTCGGGCTCGCCGATCGGCACCGCGCCTGGCCGGCGGAGCTGTCCGGCGGGCAGGCGCAACGGGTGGCCGTCGCACGAGCACTGGTCCGCGAACCGGACGTGCTGCTGCTCGACGAGCCGTTCGGCGCCCTCGACGCGCTGACCCGCCTGCGGATGCAGATCCTGCTGCGCCGGCTGCGCGCCGAGCACGGCTTCGCGGCCCTGCTGGTCACCCACGACGTGGAGGAGGCGCTGTTGCTCGCCGACCGGATCCTGCTGCTGGACGAGGGCCGCATCGCCGCGCAGCTGCCCGTCGACCTGGCCCCCACCCGTACGCCCGACGACCCGGCCTTCGGCGCGCTGCGCCGCCACCTGCTCGACCGACTCGGCGTTCCCACCACCTGA
- a CDS encoding selenium-binding family protein encodes MTRWTPDPTFYPSPREAVTAPAEKLAYVAAFDRTASRPDAIVVLDTDPDSPDYGRVVGWTDLPYVGDELHHFGWNACSSALCPTAPHPHVERRYLIVPGLRSSRIHVVDTQPDPRQPQVVKVIGPEELAKRAGYSRPHTVHCGPDGIYLSALGGADGAEGPGGIAILDHTTFEVRGAWEADRGPQFLAYDLWWHLTQDVLVTSEWGTPSMIEDGIVGELLLGRRYGHAIHFWDLAKRRHVQRVDLGDQYQMPLELRPAHDPSKSYGFVGVVISVEDLSASVWLWHRDGDAWAVTKVIDIPAEPADPADLPDLLKPFGAVPPLVTDIDLSVDDRFLYVSCWGTGELRQYDVSDPLRPVLTGSVHLGGIVRRTAHPSAPDEALAGGPQMVEVSRDGRRVYVSNSLYGAWDDQFYPDGVGAWLAKLDVDVEAGGLTPDERFFPHGEEFRGLRVHQTRLQGGDASSDSYCFP; translated from the coding sequence ATGACCCGCTGGACCCCCGACCCCACGTTCTATCCCTCGCCTCGGGAGGCGGTGACCGCACCGGCCGAGAAGCTCGCCTACGTGGCCGCCTTCGACCGTACGGCAAGCCGTCCGGACGCCATCGTGGTGCTGGACACCGACCCGGACTCCCCCGACTACGGCCGGGTCGTGGGTTGGACCGACCTGCCCTACGTCGGCGACGAGCTGCACCACTTCGGCTGGAACGCGTGCAGCAGCGCGCTCTGTCCGACCGCCCCGCACCCGCACGTCGAGCGGCGCTACCTGATCGTTCCCGGCCTGCGGTCGTCGCGGATCCACGTGGTCGACACCCAACCCGACCCGCGTCAGCCGCAGGTGGTCAAGGTGATCGGCCCGGAGGAGCTGGCGAAGCGCGCCGGCTACTCGCGCCCGCACACAGTGCACTGTGGGCCGGACGGCATCTACCTCTCCGCTCTCGGGGGCGCGGACGGCGCGGAGGGTCCGGGAGGCATCGCCATCCTCGACCACACCACGTTCGAGGTACGCGGGGCGTGGGAGGCCGACCGGGGTCCACAGTTCCTGGCGTACGACCTGTGGTGGCACCTCACCCAGGACGTGCTGGTCACCAGCGAGTGGGGCACCCCGTCGATGATCGAGGACGGCATCGTCGGCGAGTTGCTGCTGGGTCGACGCTACGGCCACGCCATCCACTTCTGGGACCTCGCGAAACGTCGGCACGTCCAGCGGGTCGACCTGGGCGATCAATATCAGATGCCGCTGGAGCTGCGCCCGGCGCACGACCCGTCGAAGTCGTACGGGTTCGTCGGGGTGGTGATCAGTGTCGAGGACCTGTCCGCCTCGGTCTGGCTGTGGCACCGCGACGGCGACGCCTGGGCGGTCACCAAGGTGATCGACATTCCGGCCGAGCCGGCGGACCCGGCGGATCTGCCCGACCTGCTCAAGCCGTTCGGGGCGGTGCCGCCACTGGTGACCGACATCGACCTGTCCGTCGACGACCGGTTCCTCTACGTCTCCTGCTGGGGCACGGGAGAGCTGCGCCAGTACGACGTCAGCGACCCGCTGCGTCCCGTACTGACCGGCTCCGTGCATCTCGGTGGGATCGTGCGCCGCACGGCGCACCCGTCCGCGCCGGACGAGGCCCTGGCCGGCGGCCCGCAGATGGTGGAGGTGAGCCGGGACGGGCGGCGGGTCTACGTCAGCAACTCGCTCTACGGCGCGTGGGACGACCAGTTCTACCCCGACGGGGTGGGTGCCTGGCTGGCCAAGCTCGACGTGGACGTCGAGGCCGGTGGGCTCACCCCGGACGAGCGGTTCTTTCCGCACGGGGAGGAGTTCCGGGGCCTGCGGGTGCACCAGACCCGGTTGCAGGGCGGGGACGCGTCCTCCGACTCGTACTGCTTTCCGTGA
- a CDS encoding methyltransferase — protein sequence MITPTPLMRLVAGVWGFKTLAAGVELGLFTRLAGGRTMTVEQAAAEFGLPDRPADLLLAASASLGLLEKAGDGYRNSELAEQFLVEGRPYYFGAQIRYSDLRTYLPWHRIGEALRTDRPLTWDPEAQQSMFDTADPEMLTQFWDAMFSTSSFTAAALADAYDFSAHRRLLDVGGGAGAFPIEFCRRLPELRATVLDLPHVCVRARERIAEAGLTERIDAVGGDFLADPALPDGHDVILLSMILHDWDEPTNRALLARCHAALPPGGAIVVCELLLNDERTGPPEAALMGMNMLVETEGGRNYSGAEYAAWLTDAGFVDVRTVPFDAPGANGAVVARRA from the coding sequence ATGATCACTCCGACTCCCCTCATGCGTCTGGTGGCCGGTGTGTGGGGGTTCAAGACCCTCGCGGCCGGCGTCGAACTCGGTCTGTTCACCCGGCTCGCCGGGGGTCGGACGATGACCGTCGAGCAGGCCGCCGCCGAGTTCGGGCTGCCCGACCGGCCCGCGGACCTGTTGCTGGCCGCCAGTGCCTCGCTCGGCCTGCTGGAGAAGGCCGGCGACGGATACCGCAACTCCGAGTTGGCCGAGCAGTTCCTGGTCGAGGGTCGCCCGTACTACTTCGGTGCGCAGATCCGTTACTCCGACCTGCGCACCTATCTGCCCTGGCACCGCATCGGCGAGGCCCTGCGCACGGATCGGCCGTTGACCTGGGACCCGGAGGCACAGCAGTCGATGTTCGACACCGCCGACCCGGAGATGCTGACGCAGTTCTGGGACGCGATGTTCTCCACGTCCAGCTTCACCGCCGCCGCGTTGGCCGACGCGTACGACTTCTCCGCGCACCGCCGCCTGCTCGACGTCGGGGGCGGGGCCGGGGCGTTCCCGATCGAGTTCTGCCGCCGCCTGCCCGAGCTGCGGGCCACCGTCCTGGATCTGCCGCACGTCTGCGTACGAGCGCGGGAGCGGATCGCGGAGGCCGGCCTGACCGAGCGGATCGACGCGGTGGGCGGCGACTTCCTCGCCGACCCGGCGCTGCCGGACGGGCACGACGTCATCCTGCTCAGCATGATCCTGCACGACTGGGACGAGCCGACGAACCGGGCGCTGCTGGCCCGGTGCCACGCGGCGCTGCCGCCCGGCGGGGCGATCGTCGTCTGCGAACTGCTGCTAAACGACGAGCGGACCGGGCCGCCGGAGGCCGCGCTGATGGGGATGAACATGCTGGTCGAGACCGAGGGTGGCCGCAACTACTCGGGCGCCGAGTACGCCGCCTGGCTCACCGATGCCGGTTTCGTCGACGTGCGTACCGTGCCGTTCGACGCCCCCGGTGCCAACGGCGCTGTGGTGGCCCGGCGGGCCTGA
- a CDS encoding alpha/beta fold hydrolase yields MPFITVGTENSAPIDLYYEDHGSGKPVVLIHGFPFNGATWEKVTTQLLNAGYRTITYDRRGYGNSAQPTFGYDYNTFAADLDVLMTELNLSDVTLVGHSMGTGEVIRYLGNYGSQRVSRAVVLSPLQPMLAKANDNPEGVDRSLFKGFQDAIIKDRFAYLTSFCDAFFNPDQNMGKRVSEEAYRAHWQIGAMASAKGTHDSVDAWQEDFRPDLPKIDIPVLIVQGDQDRVLPYPVTGQRLGPMMPTGKLVTLKGAPHGIPWTHAEDVNKAILDFMKQPVKARA; encoded by the coding sequence ATGCCTTTCATCACCGTGGGAACGGAAAACTCCGCGCCCATCGACCTGTACTACGAGGACCACGGTTCCGGTAAGCCGGTGGTGCTGATCCACGGCTTCCCGTTCAACGGGGCTACCTGGGAGAAGGTGACCACCCAGCTGCTCAACGCCGGATACCGGACGATCACCTACGATCGGCGCGGTTACGGCAACTCCGCCCAGCCGACCTTCGGGTACGACTACAACACGTTCGCGGCGGACCTGGACGTGCTGATGACCGAGCTGAACCTGAGCGACGTGACCCTCGTCGGTCACTCGATGGGCACCGGTGAGGTCATTCGCTACCTGGGCAACTACGGCTCCCAGCGCGTGAGCCGGGCCGTGGTGCTCAGCCCGCTGCAACCCATGCTGGCCAAGGCCAATGACAATCCGGAGGGTGTCGACCGGAGCCTCTTCAAGGGTTTCCAGGACGCCATCATCAAGGACCGTTTCGCGTACCTGACGTCGTTCTGCGACGCGTTCTTCAACCCGGATCAGAACATGGGCAAGCGGGTCAGCGAGGAGGCGTACCGGGCGCACTGGCAGATCGGCGCGATGGCCTCCGCCAAGGGCACCCACGACAGCGTGGACGCCTGGCAGGAGGACTTCCGCCCCGACCTGCCGAAGATCGACATTCCGGTGCTGATCGTGCAGGGTGACCAGGACCGGGTGCTGCCCTACCCGGTGACCGGCCAGCGGCTCGGGCCGATGATGCCGACCGGCAAGCTCGTCACGCTCAAGGGCGCGCCGCACGGCATCCCGTGGACACACGCCGAGGACGTCAACAAGGCGATCCTGGACTTCATGAAGCAGCCGGTCAAGGCTCGCGCCTGA